A genomic segment from Geitlerinema sp. PCC 7407 encodes:
- the bioF gene encoding 8-amino-7-oxononanoate synthase, with protein sequence MAPNPYDWIEKSLETIHRADWYRSVQPLAGRPGPVVMVEGQPLINFASNDYLGLAGDERLVQAAIAATQALGTGTTGSRLLSGHRDLHRDLEQAIARLKQTEDAVVFSSGYLANVGAIAALVGARDLILSDQYNHSSIRSGARLSGATVLDYRHNSLDDLADLLQQHRSQHRRCLIVTDTVFSMDGDLCPLPGILALAETHEAMVLVDEAHGTGVMGDRGAGGVEHLGCSGRSLIQMGTLSKALGSLGGYVAGSAPLVDYLRNRAATWIYTTGLTPADTGAAIAALDLVEREPQRRQRLWQNVAFLQQAIADLAAQERSPFQLLPSESPILCLQVADPATAIAFSQDLRRQGLWVSAVRPPTVPTSRLRLTVMATHEPAHLEKLVFALGHL encoded by the coding sequence ATGGCCCCAAATCCCTATGACTGGATCGAGAAATCCCTAGAAACCATTCACCGCGCAGACTGGTACCGTTCGGTGCAGCCCCTGGCGGGCCGTCCGGGGCCGGTAGTGATGGTGGAGGGCCAGCCGCTGATCAACTTTGCCAGCAATGACTATCTGGGCTTGGCGGGGGACGAGCGCTTGGTGCAGGCGGCGATCGCGGCGACCCAGGCCCTGGGCACCGGCACCACGGGCTCGCGGCTGCTCAGCGGCCATCGCGACCTGCACCGCGATCTGGAACAGGCGATCGCCCGCCTCAAGCAAACCGAAGACGCGGTGGTCTTCAGCTCCGGCTACCTGGCGAATGTGGGGGCGATCGCGGCGCTGGTGGGCGCGCGAGACCTGATTTTGTCGGACCAGTACAATCACTCCAGCATCCGCAGCGGGGCGCGTCTCAGCGGCGCGACGGTCCTCGACTACCGCCACAACTCCCTCGACGATCTGGCAGATCTGCTCCAGCAGCACCGATCTCAGCATCGGCGCTGCCTCATCGTCACCGACACCGTGTTCAGCATGGACGGCGACCTGTGTCCGCTGCCGGGAATTCTGGCGCTGGCGGAAACTCACGAGGCCATGGTGCTGGTGGACGAGGCCCACGGCACCGGGGTGATGGGCGATCGCGGGGCGGGCGGCGTCGAGCACCTGGGCTGCAGCGGGCGATCGCTGATCCAGATGGGCACCCTCAGCAAGGCCCTGGGCAGCCTGGGCGGCTACGTGGCGGGCTCGGCTCCCCTCGTCGACTACCTGCGCAATCGGGCGGCCACCTGGATCTACACCACGGGCCTCACGCCCGCCGACACCGGCGCGGCGATCGCCGCCCTTGACCTCGTCGAGCGCGAGCCCCAGCGTCGCCAGCGCCTCTGGCAAAACGTGGCCTTTCTTCAGCAGGCGATCGCCGATCTGGCGGCCCAGGAGCGATCGCCCTTCCAGCTTTTGCCGTCGGAGTCCCCGATCCTCTGCTTGCAGGTGGCTGACCCGGCCACGGCGATCGCCTTTAGCCAGGATCTGCGCCGCCAGGGCCTCTGGGTGTCGGCGGTGCGGCCGCCCACGGTGCCCACCAGCCGTCTGCGCCTGACGGTCATGGCCACCCACGAGCCAGCCCACCTAGAGAAACTTGTCTTTGCTCTCGGGCACCTTTGA
- the arsM gene encoding arsenosugar biosynthesis arsenite methyltransferase ArsM: MSYLETTAQFYSEVAQTPDVGLCCVQSTPLRLPDLVVPEAMQAMNYGCGTTVHPAELAGEPKVLYVGVGGGLEALQFAYFSRRPGGVIAVDPVAEMREAAQRNLAIAAEANSWFAEDFVTLLAGDAFALPVPDASVDVVAQNCLFNIFEPEDLSRALAETFRVLKPGGRLIMSDPIATRPIPAHLQQDERLRAMCLSGALTYEQYVQRIVRAGFGQVEIRARRPYRLLDRQTYQLDEPLLLESLDSVAFKVPIAPDGPCIFTGKTAIYSGSESCFDDGAGHVLAKGVPAAVCDKTAAKLGAIASEEIWVTPSTWHYDGGGCC; this comes from the coding sequence GTGAGCTATCTAGAAACCACGGCCCAGTTCTACAGCGAAGTGGCCCAAACCCCGGACGTTGGCCTGTGCTGTGTCCAGAGCACGCCCCTGCGGCTGCCTGACCTGGTGGTGCCCGAGGCCATGCAGGCCATGAACTACGGGTGTGGCACCACGGTCCACCCGGCGGAGCTGGCGGGGGAGCCAAAGGTACTCTACGTGGGCGTGGGCGGTGGTCTGGAGGCGCTCCAGTTTGCCTATTTTTCCCGGCGGCCCGGGGGCGTCATCGCCGTCGATCCGGTGGCCGAAATGCGGGAGGCCGCGCAGCGCAATCTGGCGATCGCCGCTGAGGCCAACTCCTGGTTTGCCGAGGACTTCGTCACCCTCCTGGCCGGGGATGCCTTTGCCCTGCCCGTGCCCGACGCCTCGGTGGACGTGGTAGCCCAGAACTGCCTGTTCAATATTTTTGAGCCCGAGGATCTCTCTCGCGCCCTCGCCGAAACCTTCCGCGTCCTCAAGCCCGGCGGCCGCCTGATCATGAGTGACCCGATCGCCACTCGGCCCATTCCGGCCCACCTCCAGCAGGATGAGCGGCTGCGGGCGATGTGCCTGTCTGGAGCGCTCACCTACGAGCAGTACGTCCAGCGCATTGTTCGGGCCGGGTTCGGCCAGGTCGAAATTCGCGCCCGTCGGCCCTACCGCCTGCTCGATCGCCAGACCTACCAGCTCGACGAGCCCCTCCTGCTCGAGAGTCTGGACTCGGTGGCCTTCAAAGTGCCCATTGCCCCCGACGGCCCCTGCATCTTCACCGGCAAAACTGCCATCTACAGCGGTTCCGAATCTTGCTTTGATGACGGGGCGGGCCACGTGCTCGCCAAAGGGGTTCCGGCGGCGGTCTGCGACAAAACGGCAGCCAAGCTAGGGGCGATCGCCTCCGAAGAGATCTGGGTGACCCCGTCCACCTGGCACTACGACGGCGGCGGCTGTTGCTAG
- a CDS encoding HAD family phosphatase, with protein MMLKAVLFDFNGIIINDEALHEQLLEQLLIEENLRPQRAEFQEVCLGRSDRACLRDLLERRGRVVTDAYLDILIRRKAQAYRQALDGLETLPIYPGLEDFLFKLQGQGVPMGVVSGALRSEIELVLTRSHLAKYFTVMVGGDEISASKPDPEGYLLAVDRLNAALPDLQLQPQNCLAIEDTYPGIRAAKGAGMQVLGVANTHPFQMMHRTANWVVDYLTEVDLEHVRRVFSANAA; from the coding sequence ATGATGCTTAAAGCGGTTTTGTTTGACTTCAACGGGATCATCATCAACGATGAGGCGCTCCACGAGCAGCTCTTGGAGCAGTTGCTGATCGAAGAAAACCTGCGCCCCCAGCGGGCGGAGTTTCAAGAGGTGTGTCTGGGCCGCAGCGATCGCGCCTGTCTGCGAGATCTGCTGGAGCGGCGGGGGCGCGTGGTGACCGACGCCTACCTGGATATTCTGATTCGCCGCAAAGCCCAGGCCTACCGGCAGGCCCTCGACGGGCTGGAGACGCTGCCGATTTATCCAGGGCTAGAAGATTTCTTGTTCAAGCTCCAGGGCCAAGGGGTGCCCATGGGAGTGGTCAGTGGGGCCTTGCGATCGGAAATTGAGCTGGTGCTGACGCGATCGCACTTGGCCAAATACTTTACGGTGATGGTCGGCGGTGACGAGATTTCGGCCAGTAAGCCCGATCCAGAGGGCTATCTGCTAGCCGTCGATCGCCTCAATGCAGCGTTGCCAGACCTACAGCTTCAGCCCCAAAACTGTCTGGCCATTGAAGATACCTATCCCGGTATTCGGGCCGCCAAGGGCGCAGGCATGCAGGTGCTCGGCGTTGCCAATACCCATCCCTTTCAAATGATGCACCGCACCGCGAACTGGGTCGTAGACTACCTCACGGAGGTGGATCTCGAGCATGTGCGGCGAGTTTTTAGCGCGAATGCTGCCTGA
- a CDS encoding GH116 family glycosyl hydrolase — protein MEFSSAAVSSAAWQRPLGLGWERPYTVRYASNLDDGPWHGMPLGGFGAGCLGRSPRGDFNLWHIDGGEHVFQSMPACQFSVFEQGADGTSQAYALCSEAPAESLGQWQWYPASMAERSTGTYSALYPRSRFDYEGVFRARLACEQFSPIWADNYQESSYPVAVFEWTAHNPTDQLLTLSILLTWQNMVGWFTNALKSPEVKVRDDGSPVYEYQPRLGESEGNFNQWIAEGAWVGCLMDRAGRAEEPQEGEGQWAIATQCEGPGTEIFYHTRWNPAGDGGELWRTFAQTGALENRIDGTPAQGEEQIGGAIALRFTLAPGETRRVPFVLAWDFPVTEFAAGTAAYRRYTDFFGRSGRNGWAIARTALEEYSAWQARIAAWQQPILDRADLPNWFKMALFNELYDLTSGGTLWSAASDRDPVGQFAVLECIDYRWYESLDVRLYGSFGLLMLWPELEKSVMRAFARAIPTADDRQRVIGYYYTQGTESPLALRKALDATPHDLGAPNEHPWEKTNYTSYQDCNLWKDLGSDFVLQVYRDFRLTGSTDDAFIAECWPAVTRALAYLKAFDQDGDGIPENSGAPDQTFDDWRLQGVSAYCGGLWIAALEAAIALGERLQQHPVSDHPELSQGAIAHHLSTYRTWLAQSRAVYDDALWNGRYYRLDSGSGSEVVMADQLCGQFYARLLDLPDVVASDRALSALKTVYDSCFLRFHDGKFGAANGVKPDGSPENPKATHPLEVWTGINFGIAAFLVQMGLRDEGFRLTQAVVEQIYEHGLQFRTPEAITAVGTFRACHYLRPMAIWAVYGVLTGFQSAAPGSAPEPK, from the coding sequence ATGGAATTTTCATCCGCTGCTGTTTCGTCTGCTGCTTGGCAACGCCCGCTGGGTTTGGGGTGGGAGCGACCTTATACGGTGCGCTACGCCAGTAATTTGGACGATGGGCCGTGGCACGGCATGCCCTTGGGAGGCTTTGGGGCGGGGTGTCTGGGGCGATCGCCCCGGGGCGACTTCAATCTGTGGCACATCGACGGCGGCGAGCATGTATTTCAGTCGATGCCAGCCTGCCAGTTCAGCGTCTTTGAGCAAGGGGCAGACGGCACCTCCCAGGCTTACGCCCTGTGCAGTGAGGCCCCAGCGGAGAGCCTCGGTCAGTGGCAGTGGTACCCGGCCTCCATGGCGGAGCGCTCCACCGGCACCTATTCGGCCCTGTACCCCCGCAGCCGCTTCGACTATGAGGGGGTGTTTCGCGCTCGTCTGGCCTGTGAGCAGTTTTCGCCGATCTGGGCCGACAACTATCAAGAGAGCAGCTATCCGGTGGCGGTGTTTGAGTGGACGGCCCACAACCCGACGGATCAGCTGCTGACGCTGAGCATTTTGCTGACGTGGCAGAACATGGTGGGCTGGTTTACCAATGCGCTGAAGTCGCCGGAGGTGAAGGTCCGCGACGACGGCAGCCCGGTCTACGAGTACCAGCCGCGCCTGGGAGAGAGCGAGGGCAACTTTAATCAGTGGATCGCGGAAGGGGCCTGGGTCGGCTGCTTGATGGATCGGGCGGGCCGCGCGGAGGAACCCCAGGAAGGAGAGGGTCAGTGGGCGATCGCCACCCAGTGCGAGGGGCCAGGGACGGAGATTTTTTATCACACGCGCTGGAACCCGGCTGGAGACGGGGGAGAGCTGTGGCGCACCTTTGCCCAGACGGGGGCTCTGGAGAACCGGATTGACGGGACGCCGGCCCAAGGCGAAGAGCAGATCGGCGGGGCGATCGCCCTGCGCTTCACTTTGGCGCCGGGTGAAACGCGGCGGGTGCCCTTTGTCCTAGCCTGGGACTTCCCAGTGACGGAGTTTGCGGCAGGGACGGCGGCCTATCGCCGCTACACCGACTTTTTTGGCCGCAGCGGTCGCAACGGGTGGGCGATCGCCCGCACCGCCCTCGAAGAGTATTCGGCGTGGCAGGCCCGCATTGCCGCTTGGCAGCAGCCGATTTTGGACCGAGCGGACCTGCCGAACTGGTTCAAGATGGCGCTATTTAATGAGCTGTACGACCTGACCAGCGGCGGCACGCTGTGGAGCGCTGCTAGCGATCGCGATCCGGTGGGCCAGTTTGCCGTTCTCGAGTGCATCGACTACCGTTGGTACGAGAGCCTGGACGTGCGGCTCTACGGCTCCTTTGGCCTGCTAATGCTGTGGCCAGAGCTGGAGAAGTCGGTGATGCGCGCCTTTGCCCGCGCCATTCCCACCGCCGACGATCGCCAGCGCGTGATTGGCTACTACTACACTCAGGGGACCGAGAGCCCCCTGGCCCTGCGCAAGGCCCTCGACGCCACGCCCCACGACCTCGGCGCGCCCAACGAGCACCCCTGGGAGAAGACCAACTACACCAGCTACCAGGACTGCAACCTGTGGAAGGATCTGGGCAGCGATTTTGTCTTGCAGGTGTACCGAGATTTCCGGCTGACAGGGTCGACGGACGACGCCTTCATCGCTGAGTGCTGGCCCGCCGTGACGCGCGCCCTGGCCTACCTCAAGGCCTTTGACCAAGACGGGGACGGCATTCCCGAGAACTCCGGCGCGCCTGACCAGACCTTTGATGACTGGCGCTTGCAGGGGGTGAGCGCCTACTGCGGCGGCCTGTGGATTGCGGCCCTGGAGGCGGCGATCGCCCTGGGAGAGCGACTTCAGCAGCACCCGGTTAGCGATCATCCTGAGCTGAGCCAAGGGGCGATCGCCCATCACCTGAGCACCTATCGCACCTGGCTGGCCCAGTCCCGCGCCGTCTACGACGACGCCCTCTGGAACGGGCGCTATTACCGCCTCGACAGCGGCAGCGGCTCCGAAGTGGTCATGGCGGACCAGCTCTGCGGCCAGTTCTACGCCCGCCTGCTGGACTTGCCGGATGTGGTGGCGAGCGATCGCGCCCTGTCTGCCCTGAAGACCGTTTATGATTCGTGCTTCTTACGCTTCCACGACGGGAAATTTGGGGCGGCCAACGGCGTCAAGCCCGACGGCTCTCCCGAGAACCCCAAGGCCACCCACCCGCTGGAGGTCTGGACCGGCATCAACTTCGGCATTGCGGCGTTTCTGGTGCAGATGGGTCTGCGGGACGAAGGCTTCCGGCTGACCCAGGCCGTCGTGGAGCAGATCTACGAGCACGGCCTCCAGTTCCGCACCCCCGAGGCGATCACCGCCGTGGGGACTTTCCGGGCCTGCCACTACCTGCGACCGATGGCCATTTGGGCGGTCTACGGCGTGCTCACGGGGTTCCAGAGCGCGGCCCCAGGCTCCGCACCTGAGCCCAAATAA
- a CDS encoding zinc-dependent metalloprotease: protein MNRSLLGLIALTGLLSSLGVEEAIAFPDPEPRAIAQAAKPSLPAGMKPFDQVIKDTEKLDGLFTLYRDQASGKLYLEVQPRQLNQTYLWISTLASGIGESGLYRGTPLVEFPLRLQRVENKLHLIVPNTKVRNSSGDPAADRALAGSFSDSVLYALDIQSIHPDRQSLLVDLNDLLLNSDDIADFKTWIPLFLEAPYSLDRDKSYVSEVQAFQENLELETVQSFSGSGKDNDDNPTYIPTLPDSRGFSVRVRHSFSVLRSSPSFVPRLADERVGYFLSAYRDFGRSDRDPFLRYIHRWHLEKADPSAPLSPPRQPIVFWIENTVPVKYREAIREGVLMWNEAFEAVGFQNAIEVRQMPDDADWDPADVRYNTIRWFNSLDAAFAMGPSRTNPFTGEILDADIVIDANLLQKYETLMELGASSGQASQRSLCDALSLEDSEWMRGQRRSPMVEEMMDRHDLCFGNEAALQFALGSLSLDLIDNALPSGDRTADFMHQYLRYITAHEVGHTLGLRHNFEGSTLLTLEEMNDPAITAEQGLASSVMDYLPVNLAPPGTPQGDYYSRRIGMYDRWAIAYGYTPFGAANPQAERRDIEAIARRSGEPGLTYASDEDLYGALDPSVLAFDYSQENLRYSQWQLEIAKTLWARLHRRYPAPGESYSTVRDRFETIFQYYRRHAVFISRQVGGRRFSRSYAGDRAGLLPFESVPLKEQKEALKLLDQYVFAADALDFPPDLLNKLAPDRWNDWANTPTIHAVDYPIHDRILSFQSLVLQDLLHGPRLERMRDTELKSAPNEALSLVDLFESLRQSIWSEVLADPEATGAIASTRRSLQRTHLDLLSDMVLRRSSVPEDARTLAWAELRTLRGALRASLRSQKNLDPYTEAHLAESSDRIEKVLEANLESR from the coding sequence ATGAATCGTTCTTTGCTTGGGCTGATCGCGCTCACCGGATTGCTGAGTTCGCTGGGAGTCGAGGAAGCGATCGCCTTTCCCGATCCCGAACCCCGGGCGATCGCCCAAGCGGCCAAGCCCAGCCTGCCCGCTGGCATGAAGCCCTTTGACCAAGTCATCAAGGACACCGAAAAGCTCGACGGCCTCTTTACCCTTTACCGCGACCAGGCCTCAGGCAAGCTGTACCTCGAAGTCCAGCCCCGCCAGCTCAACCAAACCTACCTGTGGATCAGCACCCTGGCCTCGGGCATCGGCGAAAGCGGCCTGTACCGGGGGACTCCCCTGGTGGAGTTTCCCCTGCGGCTCCAGCGGGTCGAAAACAAACTGCACCTGATCGTCCCCAACACCAAGGTCCGCAACAGCTCCGGCGACCCGGCCGCCGATCGCGCGCTGGCTGGGTCTTTTAGCGATTCGGTGCTTTATGCCCTCGACATTCAAAGCATCCACCCCGATCGCCAGAGCCTGCTGGTGGACCTCAACGACCTGCTGCTCAACAGCGACGACATTGCCGACTTCAAGACCTGGATACCACTGTTTCTGGAAGCGCCCTACAGCCTCGATCGCGACAAGTCCTACGTCAGCGAGGTGCAGGCCTTTCAGGAAAACCTGGAGCTAGAAACCGTTCAGAGCTTTTCGGGGTCCGGCAAGGACAACGACGACAACCCGACCTACATTCCGACCCTGCCGGACAGCCGGGGATTCTCGGTGCGGGTTCGCCACAGCTTCTCGGTCCTGCGCAGTAGTCCCAGCTTTGTGCCGCGTCTGGCCGATGAGCGCGTGGGGTATTTTCTCTCGGCCTACCGCGACTTCGGGCGGAGCGATCGCGATCCGTTTTTGCGCTACATCCACCGCTGGCACCTGGAAAAGGCCGATCCCAGCGCCCCCCTCTCGCCGCCGCGCCAGCCCATTGTCTTCTGGATCGAGAACACGGTGCCAGTCAAGTACCGGGAGGCGATCCGCGAGGGGGTGCTGATGTGGAATGAAGCCTTTGAGGCGGTGGGGTTTCAGAATGCCATCGAGGTGCGCCAGATGCCCGATGACGCCGATTGGGACCCGGCGGACGTCCGCTACAACACGATTCGCTGGTTCAATTCGCTAGATGCGGCTTTTGCCATGGGGCCGTCCCGCACCAATCCCTTCACCGGGGAGATTTTGGACGCGGATATTGTGATCGACGCCAATCTCCTCCAAAAATACGAAACCCTGATGGAACTTGGGGCATCGAGCGGGCAGGCTTCGCAGCGATCGCTCTGTGACGCTTTGTCGCTGGAGGACTCGGAATGGATGCGCGGGCAGCGGCGATCGCCCATGGTCGAGGAGATGATGGACCGCCATGACCTGTGTTTTGGCAACGAGGCGGCGCTCCAGTTTGCCCTGGGGTCCCTCAGCCTCGATCTGATCGACAATGCCCTGCCCAGCGGCGATCGCACCGCCGATTTCATGCACCAGTACTTGCGCTACATCACGGCCCACGAGGTGGGCCACACCCTGGGCCTGCGCCACAATTTCGAGGGGTCTACCCTGCTCACCCTCGAAGAGATGAACGATCCGGCGATCACGGCGGAGCAGGGGCTGGCTAGCTCGGTGATGGACTATCTGCCGGTGAATCTGGCCCCGCCGGGAACGCCCCAGGGGGACTACTATTCCCGGCGGATCGGGATGTACGACCGCTGGGCGATCGCCTATGGCTACACGCCCTTTGGAGCAGCCAATCCCCAGGCAGAGCGACGCGACATCGAGGCGATCGCTCGGCGCAGTGGCGAACCTGGGCTGACCTACGCCTCGGACGAAGACCTCTACGGAGCGCTCGATCCGTCAGTCCTAGCCTTCGACTACAGCCAAGAAAACCTGCGCTATTCCCAGTGGCAGTTGGAGATCGCCAAGACCCTGTGGGCGCGACTTCACCGGCGCTATCCGGCCCCCGGCGAAAGTTACAGCACCGTGCGCGATCGCTTCGAGACGATTTTCCAGTACTACCGTCGCCACGCCGTTTTTATCAGTCGGCAGGTGGGGGGCCGCCGCTTTTCTCGCAGCTACGCGGGCGATCGCGCGGGTCTATTGCCCTTCGAGTCGGTGCCCCTCAAGGAGCAAAAGGAGGCCCTCAAGCTCCTGGACCAGTACGTCTTCGCCGCCGACGCCCTCGACTTTCCCCCCGATCTGCTCAACAAGCTAGCGCCCGATCGCTGGAACGACTGGGCCAACACTCCCACCATCCATGCCGTGGACTACCCAATTCACGATCGCATTTTGAGCTTCCAGAGCCTGGTTTTGCAAGACTTGCTCCACGGGCCGCGCCTAGAGCGGATGCGGGACACCGAGCTCAAGAGCGCTCCCAACGAGGCGCTGTCTTTGGTGGATCTCTTTGAAAGTCTGCGCCAAAGCATTTGGTCAGAGGTGCTGGCAGATCCAGAAGCCACAGGGGCGATCGCCAGCACTCGCCGCAGCCTCCAGCGCACCCACCTAGACCTCCTCTCGGACATGGTGCTGCGCCGCTCCAGCGTCCCCGAAGACGCCCGCACCCTCGCCTGGGCCGAGCTGCGCACCCTGCGAGGCGCGCTGCGGGCCAGCCTGCGCTCCCAAAAAAATCTCGACCCCTACACCGAGGCCCACCTGGCTGAAAGCAGCGATCGCATCGAGAAAGTACTGGAGGCCAATCTAGAGAGCCGCTGA
- a CDS encoding class I SAM-dependent methyltransferase — protein MTAQQETLFERFLAPVFRTFLIDEAAIGRYAASIDWETACDRLQNPAVVYPDYYCNHNFHGIRGGYLTAGAAVTYDPITQYVLPPQETWVREGLVQAIEARPRRILDLGCGTGSTTLLLKQRFPAAEVIGLDLSPHMLVVATDKAHKAGLDIAFRHGDAAATGLLAQSVDVVTASLLFHETPPSVTQAILREAYRLLVPGGEIVILDGNQATLRQTEWLTQIFEEPFIQDYAEGNLDAWLGAAGFGAVRTQVHWWLNQVSRGVKPKDRPDWEAAETSRYDSDFENGSLPAFGTLA, from the coding sequence GTGACAGCGCAGCAAGAGACTCTGTTTGAGCGCTTTTTAGCGCCGGTTTTTCGCACGTTTTTGATCGATGAAGCGGCGATCGGGCGCTATGCGGCCAGCATCGACTGGGAAACAGCGTGCGATCGCCTGCAAAACCCGGCAGTGGTCTATCCCGACTACTACTGCAACCACAACTTTCACGGCATTCGGGGCGGCTATCTGACTGCCGGTGCCGCCGTCACCTACGACCCCATCACCCAGTACGTCCTGCCGCCCCAGGAAACCTGGGTGCGCGAGGGGCTGGTGCAGGCCATTGAGGCTCGCCCCCGCCGCATTCTGGACCTGGGCTGCGGCACCGGCTCGACCACCCTCCTGCTCAAGCAGCGCTTTCCGGCGGCGGAGGTCATCGGCCTAGACCTCTCGCCCCACATGCTGGTCGTCGCCACGGACAAAGCCCACAAAGCAGGCCTAGACATTGCCTTTCGCCACGGGGACGCGGCAGCCACAGGCCTGCTGGCGCAGTCGGTGGATGTGGTGACGGCCTCGCTGCTGTTCCACGAGACGCCGCCCAGCGTTACCCAGGCGATCTTGCGCGAAGCCTACCGGCTGCTGGTCCCTGGCGGCGAGATAGTGATTCTCGATGGCAATCAGGCGACTCTGCGCCAAACCGAGTGGCTGACCCAGATTTTTGAGGAGCCGTTCATCCAGGACTACGCCGAGGGCAATCTGGACGCGTGGTTAGGGGCGGCGGGCTTTGGGGCGGTGCGGACCCAGGTCCACTGGTGGCTCAATCAGGTCAGTCGCGGGGTCAAGCCGAAGGATCGCCCGGACTGGGAAGCAGCAGAGACGTCACGCTATGATTCAGATTTTGAAAATGGCTCTCTTCCAGCATTTGGCACATTGGCATGA
- the arsS gene encoding arsenosugar biosynthesis radical SAM (seleno)protein ArsS (Some members of this family are selenoproteins.), giving the protein MTQLNLPTESVTPFAHKLAAPLTKQTITVLQINLGRRCNLACSHCHVEASPQRTEELSPEVCDQLLTLIRRFPQIQTVDLTGGAPEMNYGFRALVETARACGKAVIVRSNLTICLEPGYEDLPAYFAQHQVRVVASLPCYSAENVDRMRGQGVFERSIEVLRRLNQAGYGRDPRLMLDLVYNPQVPQTEKFALTPDQAKLEKDYKAYLQGQFGVVFDRLLTITNLPIGRTKFHLQHRQLYAPYLRFLETHFNPDTVAGLMCLQELSVDYLGRVYDCDFNQMEGLPARTPDGQPLTVEALLAADSLDRIERVQTADYCYGCTAGAGSSCGGSLV; this is encoded by the coding sequence ATGACCCAGCTCAATCTTCCGACCGAGAGCGTGACCCCCTTCGCCCACAAGCTCGCCGCGCCCCTGACCAAGCAGACCATCACCGTCTTGCAAATTAATCTCGGGCGTCGCTGCAACCTGGCCTGCTCCCACTGCCACGTGGAGGCCAGCCCCCAGCGCACCGAAGAACTCTCTCCCGAGGTGTGCGACCAGCTCCTGACCTTGATTCGCCGCTTTCCTCAGATCCAGACCGTGGACCTGACGGGGGGCGCTCCCGAGATGAACTACGGGTTTCGGGCGCTGGTGGAGACGGCCCGCGCTTGCGGCAAGGCCGTGATCGTGCGCTCGAATCTCACCATTTGCCTAGAGCCCGGTTACGAAGACCTCCCCGCCTACTTCGCTCAGCATCAGGTGCGGGTGGTGGCTTCGCTGCCCTGCTACAGCGCCGAAAACGTCGATCGCATGCGGGGCCAAGGCGTCTTTGAGCGCTCCATCGAGGTGCTGCGGCGGCTCAACCAGGCGGGCTATGGCCGGGATCCGCGGCTGATGCTGGATCTGGTCTACAACCCCCAGGTCCCCCAGACCGAGAAGTTTGCCCTGACCCCCGACCAGGCCAAGCTAGAAAAAGACTACAAAGCCTATCTCCAAGGGCAGTTTGGGGTGGTGTTCGATCGCCTGCTGACCATCACCAATTTGCCCATTGGCCGCACCAAGTTTCATTTGCAGCACCGACAGCTTTACGCGCCTTATCTGCGCTTTCTGGAGACCCACTTCAACCCTGACACGGTGGCAGGCCTGATGTGCTTGCAGGAGCTGTCGGTGGACTACCTGGGTCGCGTATACGACTGCGACTTTAACCAAATGGAGGGGCTACCAGCCCGCACGCCGGACGGTCAGCCGCTGACGGTGGAGGCGCTGCTGGCGGCAGACAGCCTGGACCGGATCGAGCGGGTGCAGACGGCGGACTACTGCTACGGCTGCACGGCGGGCGCAGGGTCGAGCTGTGGCGGCTCTCTGGTCTAG